A genome region from Etheostoma cragini isolate CJK2018 chromosome 4, CSU_Ecrag_1.0, whole genome shotgun sequence includes the following:
- the chchd4b gene encoding coiled-coil-helix-coiled-coil-helix domain containing 4b, with protein sequence MSSVREEGKDRIIFVTKEDHATPSSAELVEEDPENDPYEERGLILPSGEINWNCPCLGGMASGPCGTEFKDAFSCFHYSKEEVKGSECLEQFRAMQECMQRYPELYPQDDEKVQQEQSSETEQNLQDSASAETSGANSTSATKRDSDSTKPSTEGSVES encoded by the exons ATGAGCTCGGTCAGAGAGGAAG GTAAAGACCGAATCATCTTTGTCACCAAAGAGGATCATGCAACACCCAGCAGTGCTGAGCTCGTAGAGGAAGATCCTGAAAATGACCCATATGAGGAGCGAG GCCTGATTCTTCCCAGTGGGGAGATCAACTGGAACTGCCCCTGCCTGGGTGGGATGGCCAGTGGACCCTGTGGGACTGAATTTAAGGATGCCTTCTCCTGTTTTCACTATAGTAAGGAGGAGGTGAAGGGTTCTGAATGCCTGGAGCAGTTTAGGGCCATGCAGGAGTGTATGCAGCGTTACCCGGAGCTCTATCCACAAGATGATGAGAAGGTGCAACAAGAACAATCATCTGAAACAGAGCAGAACTTACAAGACTCGGCATCTGCAGAAACATCAGGTGCAAACTCAACATCTGCCACTAAGCGAGACTCTGATTCTACAAAACCCTCCACAGAGGGCTCAGTGGAAAGCTAA
- the uroc1 gene encoding urocanate hydratase, translating into MSSLKEICSGLPLNPLPPNRGRDPNLPHAPIRTPNLTAEEERLALRNALRYFPPSHHTTLAPEFAQELRQYGHIYMYRFCPTLRMRAYPIDHYPCCTRQAASIMLMIMNNLDPAVAQFPQELVTYGGNGQVFSNWAQFCLVMHYLSKMTEEQTLVMYSGHPMGLFPSLPSSPRAIITNGMVIPNYSSRNQYEKMFALGVSMYGQMTAGSYCYIGPQGIVHGTLLTVLNAGRRYLGSGDLRGRVFVTSGLGGMSGAQAKAAVIAGCIGVIAEVDEAPLRKRHEQGWLMEVTSSMEHCIKRIREAKSHKTPLSMGYHGNIVDLWERLLLEFERTGELLVNLGSDQTSLHNPYNGGYYPVQLSFRQANQLMSTDPKGFQTTVQESLRRHVDAINKLSDAGMFFWDYGNAFLLEAQRAGAAVEKVGSGATEFRYPSYVQHIMGDIFSLGFGPFRWVCTSGDPKDLAVTDDIAATVLEEISANVSDLVRQQYNDNIRWIREAGKHKMVVGSQARILYSDQKGRVCIALAINQAIADGRVSAPVIISRDHHDVSGTDSPFRETSNVYDGSAFCADMAVQNFVGDAFRGATWVALHNGGGVGWGEVMNGGFGLLLDGSEEVAKRARLVLNWDVSNGMARRCWSGNSNAYETIQQTMEENGQLCVTMPFPVKDERILDHALQA; encoded by the exons ATGTCATCTTTAAAAGAGATATGCAGTGGATTACCCCTGAACCCTTTGCCCCCTAACCGGGGAAGAGACCCCAATTTGCCACATGCACCAATCAGGACCCCCAACCTTACAGCAGAGGAAGAGCGG TTGGCACTGAGAAATGCATTGCGTTatttccctccctcccaccaCACAACACTTGCGCCTGAATTTGCTCAAGAGCTGCGGCAGTACGGGCACATCTACATGTACCGCTTCTGCCCCACATTACGCATGAG AGCGTACCCTATAGATCATTACCCATGCTGCACACGTCAAGCTGCCTCCATAATGCTAATGATCATGAACAACCTGGATCCAGCTGTTGCTCAG TTCCCCCAGGAGCTCGTCACCTATGGAGGAAATGGACAGGTGTTTAGTAACTGGGCCCAG TTTTGCCTTGTCATGCATTATCTAAGCAAGATGACAGAAGAACAAACACTGGTCATGTACAGCGGTCATCCCATGGGCTTGTTCCCAAGCCTGCCTTCATCACCTCGTGCCATCATCACTAACGGCATG GTGATACCTAATTACTCCTCCAGAAATCAGTATGAAAAGATGTTTGCCCTTGGTGTGTCAAT GTACGGTCAAATGACAGCAGGCAGCTACTGCTACATTGGACCTCAAGGGATTGTTCATGGCACTTtg tTGACTGTGCTGAATGCCGGCCGGAGGTACTTGGGCTCCGGTGACTTGAGGGGACGCGTCTTTGTGACATCTGGCCTGGGGGGCATGAGTGGAGCTCAGGCTAAAGCGGCCGTCATCGCCGGTTGTATTGGCGTGATAGCAGAG GTGGATGAAGCTCCTCTTCGAAAGAGACATGAGCAGGGCTGGCTGATGGAGGTCACCAGCAGCATGGAGCACTGCATTAAACGCATCAG AGAGGCCAAGAGCCACAAGACTCCCCTCAGTATgggttaccatggcaacattGTAGACTTGTG GGAGAGGCTGCTGTTGGAGTTTGAGAGGACAGGGGAGCTCCTGGTGAATTTGGGTTCAGACCAGACCTCTCTTCACAACCCATATAACGGAGGCTACTACCCAGTCCAGCTCAGCTTCCGCCAGGCAAATCAGCTCATGTCGACTGATCCTAAAGGTTTCCAAACCACGGTCCAAGAAAG CCTCCGAAGACACGTTGATGCCATCAACAAGCTGTCAGATGCTGGTATGTTCTTCTGGGACTATGGCAATGCATTTCTCTTGGAGGCCCAGAGAGCTG GAGCAGCGGTAGAAAAGGTTGGCAGTGGAGCAACAGAATTTCGTTACCCTTCTTATGTTCAACACATTATGGG GGACATTTTCTCTTTGGGTTTTGGCCCATTTCGCTGGGTGTGCACATCTGGCGACCCCAAAGATCTTGCTGTAACAGATGATATTGCAGCTACTGTCCTCGAGGAAATTAGTGCAAACGTGAGTGATCTGGTCAGACAGCAGTACAATGATAACATCcgttggatcagagaggctggAAAACACAAGATG GTTGTGGGTTCCCAAGCCAGAATCCTCTACTCTGACCAGAAAGGAAGAGTCTGCATTGCTTTGGCTATCAACCAGGCCATTGCTGACGGAAGAGTTTCC GCTCCTGTGATTATTAGCAGAGACCATCATGATGTCAGTGGCACAGACAGCCCGTTCAGAGAAACCTCTAATGTATATGATGGATCTGCCTTCTGTGCAG ACATGGCAGTCCAGAACTTTGTCGGTGATGCATTCAGGGGCGCCACATGGGTGGCCCTGCACAACGGTGGTGGTGTTGGCTG GGGCGAGGTAATGAATGGAGGGTTTGGTTTGCTATTGGATGGCTCAGAGGAGGTAGCAAAGCGTGCCAGACTGGTGCTCAACTGGGATGTCTCCAATGGG ATGGCTCGTCGCTGCTGGTCTGGAAACTCAAACGCCTATGAGACCATCCAGCAGACCATGGAGGAGAATGGGCAGTTGTGTGTCACCATGCCCTTTCCTGTAAAGGATGAGCGCATACTGGACCATGCTCTGCAGGCCTAG